A region of Myxococcus stipitatus DSM 14675 DNA encodes the following proteins:
- a CDS encoding glutamine amidotransferase-related protein: MRAVVYQHEEHEGVGLLGPALTEVGFTLVHRFRAARREDVDAELLVVMGGPMGVYEADQHPFLREELAILTERLAYERACLGICLGAQMLASAAGAEVFAGKNGFEVGVAPVRWTADGVKDEVIAGARPRTVVAHWHGDTYKPVPGATLLASTDRYSQQAFRLGTSYGFQFHLELTAREMGRWLDLGAEDLRQRGKDLDELKAQLPKLESAERENVELLQRLARHFAQAVR; this comes from the coding sequence ATGCGCGCGGTGGTCTACCAGCACGAGGAGCACGAGGGCGTGGGGCTGCTGGGCCCGGCGTTGACCGAGGTGGGCTTCACCCTGGTCCACCGGTTCCGCGCCGCGCGCCGCGAGGATGTCGACGCGGAGCTGTTGGTGGTGATGGGCGGCCCCATGGGCGTCTACGAGGCGGACCAGCACCCGTTCCTCCGCGAGGAGCTGGCCATCCTCACCGAGCGGCTGGCCTACGAGCGGGCGTGTCTGGGCATCTGCCTGGGCGCGCAGATGCTCGCCAGCGCCGCGGGCGCGGAGGTCTTCGCGGGGAAGAACGGCTTCGAGGTCGGCGTCGCCCCGGTGCGGTGGACGGCCGACGGGGTCAAGGACGAGGTCATCGCGGGGGCTCGACCCCGCACCGTCGTCGCGCACTGGCATGGGGACACGTACAAGCCCGTGCCCGGGGCCACGCTGCTCGCGTCGACGGACCGCTACTCACAACAGGCCTTCCGCCTGGGGACGTCCTACGGCTTCCAGTTCCACCTGGAGCTGACGGCGCGCGAGATGGGCCGCTGGCTGGACCTGGGCGCGGAGGACTTGCGCCAGCGGGGCAAGGACCTCGACGAGCTGAAGGCCCAGCTCCCCAAGCTGGAGTCCGCGGAGCGGGAGAACGTCGAGCTGCTTCAGCGTCTGGCCCGGCACTTCGCTCAAGCCGTGCGTTGA
- a CDS encoding methyl-accepting chemotaxis protein, with protein MRILDRTSLRTRLTLAVALLTLCALLPLNILGRFFIADTLQAQLHATLRVEAQGLRDLVEATLVEREATVRSWSEHSILRGALLFETFEESDSVLATFKKRHPTFAGVVLFADDGRAVSASEARLLQAYAGREREVLDSAWFRAARNGTHDVSRFTQVDPFFGKAVLPLAAPIFSPISGARMGVVLGAYDWGQVGQVVAPALERSRARGQQSFALEVVDPEGLVLFDSMTGGRARAEGVVRESALDEVALRDVGDGWRFVATVDPKEVYAPLNRAERLAVGLTLLSLAVAGIGGWWLARGATRPITRLNEVVSRVVREGDLTQDVEVTTRRDEVGALAAAFAQMMEHLRDSTRGLQQGTLVLGKTVAELTAAAAQQERTLMKQAAALQETQVTAQEIKQTSLMAAERSQAVLGVTARAREVGRSGEATVEASLAGFEQLHEQVGRVAQSIAALNERTSQIGGITQTVKDLADQSNMLALNAAIESVRSGEHGKGFGVVAREIRSLADQSIHSTGRVREILEDIRQSIQASVSLAEQSQGSAETGLTQVRASGDSLRELTRIIQDNASAAQQIAAAVTQQNAGVAQIFTAVTDLSRMMEESMQGLQSAQRITASLRDVAGHMESVAATYRV; from the coding sequence ATGCGAATCCTCGACAGAACCTCCCTGCGCACCCGGTTGACCCTGGCGGTGGCGCTGCTCACGCTGTGTGCGCTGCTGCCGCTCAACATCCTGGGCCGCTTCTTCATCGCCGACACCTTGCAGGCGCAGCTCCACGCGACGCTGCGGGTGGAGGCCCAGGGGCTTCGCGACCTCGTCGAGGCCACGCTCGTGGAGCGCGAGGCCACGGTGCGCAGCTGGTCCGAGCACTCCATCCTCCGGGGCGCGCTGCTCTTCGAGACCTTCGAGGAGAGCGACTCGGTGCTGGCCACCTTCAAGAAGCGCCACCCCACGTTCGCGGGTGTGGTGCTCTTCGCCGACGACGGGCGCGCGGTGTCCGCCAGCGAGGCGCGGCTGCTCCAGGCCTACGCGGGACGCGAGCGCGAGGTCCTCGACTCGGCGTGGTTCCGCGCCGCTCGCAATGGCACGCACGATGTCTCTCGCTTCACGCAGGTGGACCCGTTCTTCGGCAAGGCGGTGCTGCCGCTCGCCGCTCCCATCTTCAGCCCCATCAGCGGCGCGCGGATGGGCGTGGTGCTGGGTGCGTATGACTGGGGACAGGTGGGGCAGGTGGTGGCCCCCGCGCTGGAGCGCTCGCGCGCACGGGGGCAGCAGAGCTTCGCCCTCGAGGTGGTGGACCCGGAGGGGCTCGTGCTCTTCGACTCGATGACCGGAGGCCGGGCGCGCGCCGAGGGCGTCGTCCGTGAGTCGGCCCTCGATGAGGTGGCGCTGCGCGACGTGGGTGACGGCTGGCGCTTCGTGGCGACGGTGGACCCGAAGGAGGTCTACGCGCCGCTGAACCGCGCCGAGCGCCTCGCCGTGGGGCTGACGCTCCTGTCCCTCGCCGTGGCGGGCATCGGGGGCTGGTGGTTGGCGCGCGGAGCCACCCGTCCCATCACCCGGCTGAACGAGGTGGTGAGCCGCGTCGTGCGCGAAGGGGACCTCACGCAGGACGTGGAGGTCACCACGCGCCGCGATGAAGTGGGGGCGCTGGCCGCCGCGTTCGCCCAGATGATGGAGCACCTGCGGGACTCCACGCGGGGACTCCAGCAGGGCACCCTGGTGCTGGGCAAGACGGTGGCGGAGCTGACGGCCGCGGCGGCGCAGCAGGAGCGCACGCTGATGAAGCAGGCCGCGGCCCTCCAGGAGACGCAGGTGACGGCGCAGGAGATCAAACAGACCTCCCTGATGGCCGCGGAGCGCTCCCAGGCGGTGCTGGGCGTCACTGCTCGGGCGCGCGAGGTGGGGCGCTCCGGCGAGGCCACCGTCGAAGCCAGCCTCGCGGGCTTCGAGCAGCTGCACGAGCAAGTGGGCCGCGTGGCCCAGAGCATCGCCGCCCTCAACGAGCGCACGAGCCAGATTGGCGGAATCACCCAGACGGTGAAGGACCTGGCCGACCAGTCCAACATGCTGGCCCTCAACGCCGCCATCGAGTCCGTCCGCTCCGGCGAGCACGGCAAGGGCTTTGGCGTCGTGGCCCGCGAGATTCGCAGCCTCGCCGACCAGTCCATCCACTCCACGGGCCGGGTGCGCGAAATCCTGGAGGACATCCGCCAGTCCATCCAGGCCTCCGTCTCCCTGGCCGAGCAGAGCCAGGGCAGCGCGGAGACGGGCCTGACCCAGGTCCGCGCCAGCGGGGACAGCCTCCGGGAGCTGACCCGCATCATCCAGGACAACGCCTCCGCCGCTCAGCAGATCGCCGCCGCCGTCACCCAGCAGAATGCGGGCGTCGCGCAAATCTTCACAGCCGTGACGGATTTGTCCCGGATGATGGAAGAATCCATGCAGGGATTGCAGAGCGCCCAGCGGATTACCGCGTCCTTGCGCGATGTGGCCGGACACATGGAGTCCGTCGCGGCCACGTACCGCGTCTAG